A genomic stretch from Thauera sp. GDN1 includes:
- the sdhC gene encoding succinate dehydrogenase, cytochrome b556 subunit, whose protein sequence is MSEATVRKQRPKHLALNQIRLPLPGIVSILHRISGVGIFLMLPFLLYLLDRSLGSPETFETFAAVVDNWFIKLVLFGLLWAYLHHFCAGIRFLLLDMHKGVDLEPARKSSKIVLAVSLTLTVIIGVTLW, encoded by the coding sequence ATGTCAGAAGCGACAGTGCGTAAACAAAGGCCGAAGCACCTGGCCTTGAATCAGATCCGGCTGCCTTTGCCGGGCATCGTGTCGATCCTTCACCGGATCAGCGGCGTGGGCATCTTCCTGATGCTGCCCTTCCTGCTGTATCTGCTGGACCGCAGCCTAGGCTCGCCGGAGACCTTCGAGACCTTCGCAGCCGTGGTCGACAACTGGTTCATCAAGCTCGTCCTGTTCGGCCTGCTGTGGGCTTACCTGCACCACTTCTGCGCCGGCATCCGCTTCCTGCTCCTCGACATGCACAAGGGCGTCGATCTCGAGCCCGCCCGCAAGTCCTCGAAAATCGTCCTGGCCGTGAGCCTCACGCTCACCGTGATCATTGGGGTGACACTATGGTGA
- the sdhD gene encoding succinate dehydrogenase, hydrophobic membrane anchor protein encodes MVKQRIVVGAHYGLKDWIAQRATAVYMALYTIIFALCAFSLPELSYESWSGLFSHGLFKFLSFLFFLSVFYHAWIGVRDLWMDYIKPDGVRLALHLVTLFLLVGYAGWAAQILWRL; translated from the coding sequence ATGGTGAAGCAACGCATCGTCGTCGGTGCGCATTACGGTCTTAAGGACTGGATCGCACAGCGCGCCACCGCCGTCTACATGGCGCTTTACACGATCATCTTCGCGCTCTGTGCGTTCAGCCTGCCCGAGCTGAGCTACGAGTCGTGGTCGGGCCTGTTCTCGCACGGGCTGTTCAAGTTCCTCAGCTTCCTGTTCTTCCTGTCGGTGTTCTATCACGCCTGGATCGGCGTGCGTGACCTGTGGATGGACTACATCAAGCCCGATGGTGTGCGCCTCGCGCTGCACCTGGTCACCCTCTTCCTGCTCGTCGGCTATGCCGGCTGGGCTGCCCAGATCCTGTGGAGGCTCTAA
- the sdhA gene encoding succinate dehydrogenase flavoprotein subunit, protein MNVAKRTFDAVIVGAGGAGLRAALQLSEAGLKTAVLTKVFPTRSHTVAAQGGVAASLGNSTEDNWHWHMYDTVKGSDWLGDQDAIEFMCKKANEVVVELEHYGMPFDRTDNGKIYQRPFGGHSMNYGQAPVMRSCAAADRTGHAMLHALYQRNVRANTQFFVEWMALDLIRDADGDVLGVTAMEMETGEVSIFHAKATIFATGGAGRIYYSSTNAFINTGDGVGMAARAGIPLEDMEFWQFHPTGVAGAGVLITEGVRGEGGILRNASGERFMERYAPNLKDLASRDVVSRAMTTEINEGRGAGPDKDHVLLDITHLSPDTIMKRLPGIREIAIQFAGVDPIKAPIPVVPTCHYQMGGIPTNYKGQVVVPKDGNPNSPVAGFYAAGECACASVHGANRLGTNSLLDLLVFGKSAGETVVEDFKSGQLKLKPLPVDAADMSLARLARLEGQTNGESVFDVGLEMRRTMQKHAGVFRFDDLLKEGVQKIGEVAERAKRTEIKDKSKVWNVARMEALELDNLIEVARATMVSAEARKESRGAHVRDDAPDTAENPNGRDDANWLKHTLWYSEGNRLDYKPVNLKPLSDDVEPIALAKRTY, encoded by the coding sequence GTGAACGTCGCGAAGCGTACCTTTGATGCGGTCATCGTGGGCGCCGGCGGTGCCGGCCTGCGTGCGGCCCTGCAACTCTCCGAAGCCGGCCTCAAGACCGCCGTGCTGACCAAGGTGTTCCCGACCCGCTCGCACACGGTTGCGGCGCAGGGTGGCGTGGCGGCCTCGCTCGGCAACTCGACCGAGGACAACTGGCACTGGCACATGTACGACACCGTGAAGGGGTCGGACTGGCTGGGCGACCAGGATGCCATCGAGTTCATGTGCAAGAAGGCCAACGAGGTCGTCGTCGAGCTCGAGCACTACGGCATGCCCTTCGACCGCACCGACAACGGCAAGATCTACCAGCGCCCGTTCGGCGGTCACTCGATGAACTACGGCCAGGCGCCGGTCATGCGCTCCTGTGCCGCGGCCGACCGTACCGGCCACGCCATGCTGCACGCGCTGTACCAGCGCAACGTGCGCGCGAACACCCAGTTCTTCGTCGAGTGGATGGCGCTCGACCTGATCCGCGACGCCGACGGCGACGTGCTCGGCGTCACCGCGATGGAAATGGAGACCGGCGAGGTCTCGATCTTCCACGCCAAGGCCACCATCTTCGCCACCGGCGGTGCGGGCCGCATCTACTACTCCTCGACCAACGCCTTCATCAACACCGGTGACGGCGTGGGCATGGCGGCGCGCGCCGGCATCCCGCTCGAGGACATGGAGTTCTGGCAGTTCCACCCGACCGGCGTGGCCGGCGCGGGCGTGCTGATCACCGAGGGCGTGCGCGGCGAGGGCGGCATCCTGCGCAACGCGTCGGGCGAACGCTTCATGGAGCGCTACGCGCCGAACCTGAAGGACCTCGCCTCGCGCGACGTCGTCTCGCGCGCGATGACCACCGAGATCAACGAGGGGCGTGGCGCCGGTCCGGACAAGGATCACGTGCTGCTCGACATCACCCACCTGTCGCCCGACACCATCATGAAGCGCCTGCCGGGCATTCGCGAGATCGCGATCCAGTTCGCCGGCGTCGACCCGATCAAGGCGCCGATCCCGGTCGTGCCGACCTGCCACTACCAGATGGGTGGCATTCCGACCAACTACAAGGGTCAGGTCGTGGTGCCCAAGGACGGCAACCCGAACAGCCCGGTAGCCGGCTTCTACGCCGCGGGCGAGTGTGCCTGCGCCTCGGTGCACGGCGCCAACCGCCTCGGTACCAACTCGCTGCTCGACCTGCTGGTGTTCGGCAAGTCCGCCGGCGAAACCGTGGTCGAGGACTTCAAGTCCGGCCAGCTCAAGCTCAAGCCGCTGCCCGTCGATGCCGCCGACATGTCGCTCGCCCGCCTGGCGCGCCTGGAGGGCCAGACCAACGGCGAGAGCGTGTTCGACGTCGGTCTCGAGATGCGCCGCACCATGCAGAAGCACGCCGGCGTGTTCCGCTTCGACGACCTGCTCAAGGAAGGCGTGCAGAAGATCGGCGAAGTGGCCGAGCGTGCCAAGCGCACCGAGATCAAGGACAAGTCCAAGGTCTGGAACGTCGCCCGCATGGAAGCGCTGGAGCTCGACAACCTGATCGAAGTCGCGCGCGCCACCATGGTGTCGGCCGAGGCCCGCAAGGAGTCGCGCGGCGCCCACGTGCGCGACGACGCGCCGGATACCGCCGAGAACCCGAACGGCCGTGACGACGCCAACTGGCTCAAGCACACCCTGTGGTACAGCGAAGGCAACCGCCTGGATTACAAGCCGGTGAACCTGAAGCCGCTGTCCGACGACGTCGAGCCGATCGCGCTCGCCAAGCGCACCTACTGA
- a CDS encoding succinate dehydrogenase iron-sulfur subunit gives MTKRTVQFKIYRYDPDKDEKPYMQDISVELEASDKKLLDALVRLRAKDDSMSFRRSCREGVCGSDAMNINGKNGLACLTDIDSLQQPITLRPLPGLPVIRDLIVDMTQFFKQYHSIKPYLVNDDPAPERERLQTPEDREELNGLYECILCACCSTSCPSFWWNPDKFVGPAGLLAAYRFLADTRDQDTNARLDNLEDPYRLFRCHTIMNCVDVCPKGLNPTRAIGKIKDMMVRRAV, from the coding sequence ATGACCAAGCGTACCGTTCAATTCAAGATCTACCGCTACGATCCGGACAAGGACGAGAAGCCCTACATGCAGGACATCTCGGTCGAGCTCGAGGCTTCCGACAAGAAGCTGCTCGACGCCCTCGTCCGCCTGCGCGCCAAGGACGATTCGATGTCCTTCCGCCGCTCCTGCCGCGAAGGCGTGTGCGGTTCGGACGCGATGAACATCAACGGCAAGAACGGCCTGGCCTGCCTGACCGACATCGACAGCCTGCAGCAGCCGATCACGCTGCGCCCGCTGCCCGGCCTGCCGGTCATCCGCGACCTGATCGTCGACATGACGCAGTTCTTCAAGCAGTACCACTCGATCAAGCCCTACCTGGTCAACGACGACCCGGCGCCCGAGCGCGAGCGTCTGCAGACGCCCGAGGACCGCGAGGAGCTCAACGGCCTGTACGAGTGCATCCTGTGCGCGTGCTGCTCGACCTCGTGCCCGTCGTTCTGGTGGAACCCGGACAAGTTCGTCGGCCCGGCCGGCCTGCTGGCGGCCTACCGCTTCCTCGCCGATACCCGCGACCAGGACACCAATGCGCGCCTCGACAACCTCGAGGATCCCTACCGTCTGTTCCGCTGCCACACCATCATGAACTGCGTCGACGTCTGTCCGAAGGGTCTGAATCCGACCCGCGCGATCGGCAAGATCAAGGACATGATGGTCCGCCGCGCGGTCTAA
- a CDS encoding succinate dehydrogenase assembly factor 2 — protein sequence MTINRGRVRWQCRRALLELDLVFTRFLERHFDRLTDDQVADLDDLLRCDDYDIWAWVNGSKACDNDRWKEMIGLLRQG from the coding sequence ATGACGATCAACAGGGGGCGCGTGCGCTGGCAGTGCCGTCGAGCCTTGCTCGAGCTCGACCTTGTGTTCACGCGCTTTCTCGAAAGGCATTTCGATCGTCTGACCGACGATCAGGTGGCGGATCTGGACGACCTGCTGCGCTGCGACGACTACGACATCTGGGCGTGGGTCAATGGCAGCAAGGCATGCGACAACGACCGCTGGAAGGAGATGATCGGATTGCTGCGTCAGGGCTGA
- the gltA gene encoding citrate synthase, which translates to MSTERTATLTVDGKTVEFPVMTGTHGQDVIDIRTLGGKTGLFTYDSGFLSTASCKSKITFIDGDKGELLYRGYPIEQLAEQCNFLEVAYLLKNGELPNAQQRTTFESTIKNHTMLHDQITKFYSGFRRDAHPMAVMVGVVGALSAFYHEAMDFSDAEHRSVSINRLIAKLPTIVAMAYKYNKGEPFMYPRNDLDYTANFMHMMFGTPCEKYEPNPVLVRALDVIFTLHADHEQNASTSTVRLAGSSGANPFACISAGIACLWGPAHGGANEACLNMLEEIGDVSRVGEYIKRAKDKNDSFKLMGFGHRVYKNFDPRAKLMGKVCADVLGELGLENDRLFKLAKELEKIALEDEYFVEKKLYPNVDFYSGIVQKALGIPTSMFTCIFALARTVGWITQWEEMITDPEYKIGRPRQLYVGAARRDVPALAQRP; encoded by the coding sequence ATGAGCACTGAACGCACTGCAACCCTCACCGTCGATGGCAAGACCGTCGAATTCCCGGTCATGACCGGCACCCATGGCCAGGATGTCATCGACATTCGGACCCTGGGCGGCAAGACCGGCCTCTTCACCTACGACTCGGGCTTCCTGTCGACGGCCAGCTGCAAGTCGAAGATCACCTTCATCGATGGTGACAAGGGCGAGCTGCTCTATCGCGGCTACCCGATCGAGCAGCTTGCCGAACAGTGCAACTTCCTCGAGGTCGCCTATCTGCTGAAGAACGGCGAACTGCCGAACGCCCAACAGCGCACCACGTTCGAGAGCACGATCAAGAACCACACGATGCTGCACGACCAGATCACGAAGTTCTACTCGGGCTTCCGTCGTGATGCGCACCCGATGGCGGTCATGGTCGGTGTGGTCGGTGCCCTGTCGGCCTTCTACCACGAGGCGATGGACTTCTCCGACGCCGAACACCGCAGCGTGTCGATCAACCGCCTGATCGCCAAGCTGCCGACGATCGTTGCGATGGCCTACAAGTACAACAAGGGCGAGCCCTTCATGTACCCGCGCAACGACCTCGACTATACCGCGAACTTCATGCACATGATGTTCGGCACGCCGTGCGAGAAGTACGAGCCGAATCCGGTGCTGGTGCGTGCGCTCGACGTCATCTTCACGCTGCACGCCGACCACGAGCAGAACGCCTCGACCTCGACCGTCCGCCTGGCCGGTTCCTCCGGTGCCAACCCCTTCGCCTGCATCTCGGCCGGCATCGCCTGCCTGTGGGGCCCGGCGCACGGCGGCGCGAACGAAGCCTGCCTGAACATGCTGGAAGAGATCGGCGACGTGTCGCGCGTCGGCGAGTACATCAAGCGCGCCAAGGACAAGAACGACAGCTTCAAGCTGATGGGCTTCGGCCATCGCGTGTACAAGAATTTCGATCCGCGTGCCAAGCTGATGGGCAAGGTCTGCGCCGACGTGCTCGGCGAACTGGGCCTCGAGAACGACCGCCTGTTCAAGCTCGCCAAGGAACTCGAGAAGATCGCGCTGGAAGACGAGTACTTCGTCGAGAAGAAGCTCTACCCGAACGTCGACTTCTACTCGGGCATCGTGCAGAAGGCGCTGGGCATCCCGACTTCGATGTTCACCTGCATCTTCGCGCTCGCGCGCACCGTGGGCTGGATCACCCAGTGGGAAGAGATGATCACCGATCCGGAGTACAAGATCGGCCGTCCGCGCCAGCTCTACGTCGGCGCCGCGCGCCGCGACGTGCCGGCACTCGCACAGCGTCCGTAA